The DNA window GGGAGGGCCGCGACGAAGAACCAGGTGTCGTAGCGGCGCGGCTCGAATTCGGGGGTGATCCAGCGCGCCCAGGCGCCGAGCAGGTCGGACCGCAGCCGCAGGCCGCGGCGGTCCAGGAACTCCGCGAAGGACAGCTCCCGCGCCACGAGGGCCAGCCGGTCCGCCTCCCAGTCGTCACCGGTGGTGTCGCCCACGACGGTGCCTGGGGTCTCGCCGGCGAGCAGGACGCCCGCCTCCTCGAAGGTCTCCCGCACGGCGCCGCAGACGATGGCCTGGGCGGTACGGGCGTCCGTGCCGAGGCGGTGGGCCCAGTCGTCCTGGCTCGGGCCCGCCCAGCCGACCTGGTGGTCCTCGTCGCGGGGGTCGACCCCGCCACCGGGGTAGGCGTACGCGCCTCCGGCGAAGGCCATGGAGGCCCGGCGGCGCAGCATGTGCACGACGGGGCCGGCGGGGGTGTCGCGCAGCAGCATCACGGTGGCGGCGCGTCTGGGGTCCACCGGGGTGAGGGATCCGTCCGCGAGCGCGCGGATGCGGTCGGGCCACTCCGGCGGGTACCACTGGCCTCCGGCGGGGGGCTGCTGCTGACCGTGCTGACCATTCGGCATGGCCGGATGCTACGGCCATCCGGCCCGATGTTCGAGGGCCGACCGGTTTCGGCCGCGGGCGGCACGCTGCGCGGGGGCGCGTGAGGCGGCGGCGGCGCCGCTGGGGCTCCGCCCCGGGCTCCGCCCCGCAAACGCCGGCGGGGCCGGAACATCCGGCCCCGCCGGTGCGTCGGGTATCAGGCTCCGGGAACCAGTTCGACCTGGATCTCGACCTCGACCGGGGCGTCCAGCGGGAGGACCGCGACGCCCACCGCACTGCGGGCGTGGACGCCCTTGTCGCCGAGGACGGCGCCCAGGAGCTCGCTCGCACCGTTCAGCACGCCCGGCTGGGCGGTGAAGTCGGGGGCCGAGGCGACGAAGCCGACGACCTTGACGACGCGCGCGATCTTGTCGAGGTCGCCGATGACCGACTTGACCGCGGCCAGGGCGTTCAGCGCGCACGTGGCGGCGAGCTCCTTGGCCTGCTCCGCCGAGACCTCCGCACCGACCTTGCCGGTGACCGGCAGGCTGCCCTTGACCATCGGGAGCTGGCCCGAGGTGAACACGTACGAGCCGGAGCGGACGGCCGGCTGGTACGTGGCCAGCGGCGGGACGACCTCGGGCAGGGTCAGGCCGAGTTCGGCCAGCTTCGCCTCGACGACGCCGCTCATGCCTTCTCCCGCTTGAGGTAGGCCACCAGCTGCTCGGGGTTGTTGGGCCCGGGCACGACCTGGACGAGCTCCCAGCCGTCCTCGCCCCAGGTGTCCAGGATCTGCTTGGTGGCGTGGACCAGCAGCGGGACCGTCGCGTATTCGAACTTCTTGGTCATGGAAGCGAGGGTAGTGCCTGCGGTCCGGGGCGAAGGAATTAGGCTCGGACGCTGTGAGCAGGCTCCAGGTGGTCAGCGGCAAGGGCGGCACC is part of the Streptomyces subrutilus genome and encodes:
- a CDS encoding NUDIX hydrolase, whose translation is MPNGQHGQQQPPAGGQWYPPEWPDRIRALADGSLTPVDPRRAATVMLLRDTPAGPVVHMLRRRASMAFAGGAYAYPGGGVDPRDEDHQVGWAGPSQDDWAHRLGTDARTAQAIVCGAVRETFEEAGVLLAGETPGTVVGDTTGDDWEADRLALVARELSFAEFLDRRGLRLRSDLLGAWARWITPEFEPRRYDTWFFVAALPEGQRTRNASTEADRTVWIRPADAADGYDKGELLMMPPTISTLRSLEPYGSAAEALAAAGAQDLTPVLAQAALEDGELVLSWPGHDEFTKRVRLGGPS
- a CDS encoding RidA family protein, which encodes MSGVVEAKLAELGLTLPEVVPPLATYQPAVRSGSYVFTSGQLPMVKGSLPVTGKVGAEVSAEQAKELAATCALNALAAVKSVIGDLDKIARVVKVVGFVASAPDFTAQPGVLNGASELLGAVLGDKGVHARSAVGVAVLPLDAPVEVEIQVELVPGA
- a CDS encoding DUF4177 domain-containing protein; protein product: MTKKFEYATVPLLVHATKQILDTWGEDGWELVQVVPGPNNPEQLVAYLKREKA